The nucleotide sequence GGATCGGtcggagggagaggagagaaaaaaaattttaaaaaaaaacctaataTAACTCTAAATTAGAGATAGAAATAACCATTACTAATTAATAAGTGAAATATGATTTTTGATTAATAACGATGAAATTATAATTTCGTTGTTAAATTAAatgattgaaaattattttaatcgttaattaatgatgaaaattatttatccaccactaattaaataagttaaatatgatttttgttaataGCAATGGAATTAAAGACAAAATTATAATTTCATCCTATTAATCAATTTTCTTATAGTGATTTACCTATTACATTGATTGAGCAGATGATAGAAGGAATTAGGGAAAAAAGCTTTACCCTCAAGTGAAGAAAAATTTCAAGACACATACTAAAATCAATCAAATCATAAAATATCAACCTCCACCAAATCTATTTTTGCCCCTAGATAATGCACATGGTGTAATTATTAAGCCCTCCAATGAATAACGAAGTGATTTAATATCTCAGTTGAATGCAGGGGATTTTCTTTTTAGTGAGAAAACCTAAGAATGTTAACCGTTTGGATGACCCTCCATTAGCACtttcctaatttattttaatgGTCAGTGGGAATTTTTATGGGGTGGGACCAATCACCTTTAGGATTAATCGGTTCGAATGGATACCtagattaataaaaaaacaaagataAACTGATAATACTACCTAACTAGTTAAGTGCAAAAAGGTATAAGATTATACACACAAAGAAATTATTTGATTGCAAGTAGACTCTACGTTACAATCCTTACTAAGCATGTATGTATCCATCCCATAATAAAGGAAGACGATCGATTAGACGAAGAAAGATTTGGTTAGAATTTTCTCGCATTGATGCATAATGATAATATGATGATTGAAGTACTATAGTTGGTTCATTACTCTCACGGCTTTAATTAAGCATGATGCGTGCATGGATGCATAATAAGCATATCCCAAGGAATTGGAAGCCAAATGGAATTCTTTTTGGCCTACTACTAATCTCTCAGCGGACTAAAGCGATCGTCTTCACGTAGATCCAACTCTGTGTATATCTGAATCACTTGCGTGAAGCACCAATAATAGATTTTCCGAGACGGATTACAGTACTCCCATTAAATACATCAAATAATAGTTCCTGTTTCTTGCATCTAACAGATATAGAAGACCCAAAAGCAAGCAGTGATCAGGAGAATGTTCCCAGCAACGATAGCAATGACCAGCTGTAGTCCACCACCAAGTCATTAGTCATTGCATTCAAACTCGACCTTATAAATTCCAGCAGCGCCACCGCCAAGTCCTCCGACAACATCGATCCAAGCTAAGCAAGCATCCATTCCTCGGTGAAACTTCGTCGGAATCAGGCCATGAAGGCCGCGAACTGCGTGATTTGCGTGGAGGAGAGCAAAGTCTGTGCCTGTGCGAGTGAGGCAAATGCCAAGGCCACCAGCTCGTTCACGCATTCTGTCATCAACATGGTTGGCATGCTCATAGGTACACTCATGGATCCTCGATTTTCCGTTGATTACCGGTAATGTTTAATCGGCTTCCGTAACTGATTTGTTGGTCGGTTCAGGGCTGGGGCAGTTGTCGGCTCCCTACGCACTGGAGAACGGAGGATGGAGCTCGGCGCTGCTGCTCATCGGCTTCGGAATCATGTGCGCGTACACCGCGCACATCATCGGCAGGTGCCTCGACGACGACGGCGGTGGCTCTAAGAGTTACCAAGACATCGGCGAGCAAGCGTTCGGATCCAAAGGCAGGATCGTAGCCTCTGCCTTCATCTACCTGGAGATCTTCTTCGCGCTCGTGTCCTACACCATCTCGCTCAGCGACAACCTGCCGCTGGTGCTCGCCGGCGTGCACGCGCACGCGCCGTGGCTCCACCTGTCGACTGCGCAGCTTCTGACTGCGACGGCGGTGCTGGTGGCGCTGCCGACGCTGTGGTTGCGGGACATGTCGTCGATCTCGTTCCTCTCCTTGGGAGGGATCCTCATGTCTCTGCTTATGTTTGCGACGGTTGCGTGGGTGGCGGCGTTCGGCGGCGTGGAAGGGAGTCATGAGATTCCGGCGCTGAGGGTGGAGATGCTCCCGAGGATCTCGGGCTTGTACATGTTCAGCTTCGCCGGCCACATTGTGTTCCCCAATATCTACACCGCCATGAAAGACCCTTCCAAATTCACCAAGGTATATATAGAAATTCTTTTTTCATCCAATCGAGGAAATGCTTGAATTAATTTGCCAAAAACTAATTCAATCGTCTATGTAATATGATGATGCAGGTGTCCATTGCAAGCTTCGCCATTGTTACCTTGCTCTACACCGCACTAGCTTTCATGGGCGCGCTGCTCTTCGGCCCGGCGGTGAGGTCGCAAATCACGCTCAGCATGCCGCCGCGCCTCGGCGCCACCAAGGTGGCGCTTTGGGCCACCGTGCTGACCCCGATGACCAAGTACGCACTGGAGTTCGCCCCCTTCGCCACCCAGCTGGAGCGTCGCTTGCCCCCTTCCATGTCCTCGCGCGCCAGAAGGCTCCTCAGCGGCGGCGTCGGGTCCGCCCTGCTGCTCCTCATCCTCGCCCTCGCCCTCGTCGTCCCCTACTTCGAGGACGTCCTCAGCCTCACTGGCTCCCTCATCAGCGTCGCCATCTCCATCATCTTCCCCTGCGCCTTCTACCTCAGGATCTACTGGGCCCGCTCCTCGCGAGCCAGCGTCGCCTTCCACGTCGGGCTCATCGTGTTCGGGGCTGCGATTGCGGGGATGGGCACAGTCTCGTCCTCGCAAGCCCTGATTCGAAGCATTCGGAGAGGCCATTAAACAAATTGTATAGATGATTTAAAACGACaggaataattaataaaaatgagtataatttacaAAACTAGATTTACGTGTGATCCCGTCCAGAATATGAGTGAGACGGGGT is from Zingiber officinale cultivar Zhangliang chromosome 7B, Zo_v1.1, whole genome shotgun sequence and encodes:
- the LOC122004003 gene encoding amino acid transporter AVT1H-like, with amino-acid sequence MKAANCVICVEESKVCACASEANAKATSSFTHSVINMVGMLIGLGQLSAPYALENGGWSSALLLIGFGIMCAYTAHIIGRCLDDDGGGSKSYQDIGEQAFGSKGRIVASAFIYLEIFFALVSYTISLSDNLPLVLAGVHAHAPWLHLSTAQLLTATAVLVALPTLWLRDMSSISFLSLGGILMSLLMFATVAWVAAFGGVEGSHEIPALRVEMLPRISGLYMFSFAGHIVFPNIYTAMKDPSKFTKVSIASFAIVTLLYTALAFMGALLFGPAVRSQITLSMPPRLGATKVALWATVLTPMTKYALEFAPFATQLERRLPPSMSSRARRLLSGGVGSALLLLILALALVVPYFEDVLSLTGSLISVAISIIFPCAFYLRIYWARSSRASVAFHVGLIVFGAAIAGMGTVSSSQALIRSIRRGH